In Brienomyrus brachyistius isolate T26 chromosome 11, BBRACH_0.4, whole genome shotgun sequence, the DNA window AGAGGGGTTTTGCAAAAGCAGCTCATGTTCGAGGACTGAATGTAAGGATGTCATTTTATGTCTTTGCTGGGATCTCATCGCAAGAATGAGAAGCTGAGAGGTGTTAAATTTAAGGGAGAGAGGGTGAAATGGCACTTCAAAAAATGACAGTTTCATTATTTCCCCAGTCACCACTAACAGGGCTCTTTAAACCACCTATTTATTGTTTTGACCCACGCTGTACTCAGAAGAGGGTAGGAAATCTTATACAGCTAACCAACGACGCAGATCACGTTTAATATGCAATTGTATTAAAACATTTTCCGGAATGTATTGAGTCGACCACCAATCATTACTATCTTCAGTTATTATTTGTGATTACTAGTGCAGTTCATTCCTCAATTACACTTAAATTTATCTGTAAATGGACACAAATAAAAACGATTTACCGCAGTACCACCTTATCGGGGGATTGTACTGGAGAGCGCAATAAAACGTCTCAAACTCTGAGTAGTAACAGATGAAGAAAAATGACACACAAGGAACACGGtccaaaatgtaattaattataAATCGATATGCCCAATTTTAGGAAATGACAAATGTTTAATATCCCCATTGCCAGTAGCACAGTGACCAGTCAAACTGGATGACGAGTTTTAAAACTGAATAATTAAACACATAATGGCTTTATGACTCACCTTTCAAGAAAAGCCTGAACATCCCCGATAACCTAGGCATTCTAGTACAACTCGTACCCTTGTTAAATAATTTTTATCAAAATAATACACTGCGAGCCTCAGTTATTTAATCTGTAGCATTTCTTAGTGctgactgagaaaaaaaaagttacagaAAGAGTTACTTTAAAAGAAGCCAAGAAACATTTTCGAAAGGTATAAATATATTTCTATCAccacatcaaaataatacaCTAAGAATTATGAACTGTCTGTTAATCAAGTCATATGTTGCAGTTCAACAGCTTCCCCTTATATCATAACCCAGATGAACAAGACAATTTTACGACAATTGTTAACCATCTCTGATTCAGCAGCCATATATAACTGACTGATCATCATTCTCTCATTTCCTCTGTTATTGTGTGATTGTCTGCAGTTCATACTGAGAGGTGTGGTTCACATGCTTTATGAAATTCTTTCAACAGCTTGACTGAAGCACGTAGCACATGAAGCACATGAATTGCGAAAAGATCCTTTCTTTTAGAAGTTCCTTGACCATTTCTACTTGCCTTCccatcagcataattacaaatgTCTGTCTACACATTTCCCACCTCAATCAGTCTTTTCTGGTGGAACTACTTCCATTAGTAGTTGGAGGTACATGGTAATGGGTCCTATAGGGGGAAAGGTTTTTAGGTTAATGGTGCTAACATTTAACTTAAACACTGGTTCAAATGACAATAAACTTGCAGTTTAAATCCTTTGGTAACCCTTTACAttaacaccttcataatgcatttattatgcaATCATAGAACACTGAGTGGATCTTCATCATGtatttataatacatttatagaacattcataagaagTATATCAGTATACCTTAAAAGTAATAAAAGCATTGCATTCATAATACTGCTAATGAACAAGGCATGACacctgtaatatacattaataataaacattataatcatataatcatAATGTTTGCTAttcatgtatattaaagctgttaagataTGTTAcgatactacaatatacaaagtAGTTATTTGTTAGTTATTTGGGGGCGTCGGTTGCAATCAAAATAGGAtgcagccttttatttataattcACCTTTACAATTTGCTTCATGTTCATTATGTTTCTTATTAAATGTGGCTGTAAAcgatctttttttaaaaaaaatgatgtaaCGTTAATAAACTCTGGCAGGCGTCACCGCCAGCACCCAtaatattagacaaaagtatATTGTTTAGCGATACAGAAATATGGAAAAGCAagcaaaaatgtattaattaatgcattaaatgtaattgaaCGAAAACTACCAAGTCTGGACTAGATACTAAAAAAGGGTTCTGGaactgcctctgaggaactacaATCAGATCAAGTTCCTGTGGTGTGAACACGACAACAGTCCCTGATTCTGTAAAAAGGTTCTGGCTCCAGGAAAAAGTTCTGGCGGTGTGAAAGTGCCTATTATTCCAGCTGAATTCAAACACTAGGAACCAGGTGAGATTTGAATACTCACTCATAACTTGTCGGTGCCCGCTCCATTTGCAGTGGACAAATAAGAAGTAAAAGATCAGGCCACTAAAAATGAAGATGGTGCAGTACAGGTACTCCAGCTCAGGCTGCTCGATGATGGGAGCGAGAACCAAGTAGCAAGACACAAGGAAGACCACTGCTGCAAGAAGAATAGGCACCTGTGCGCAGCGCAAGAACAGCAAGCGCTTTAACGCATGTCTGATTCACGTAATGCCATTAAAATGTCTCGCATCAATAAAAAACATGCTTCTGCTGGTGTTTGTATGTCAGAACTACGTCTGGAACTCCCAATGTTGACAGTAATTCATTGCATATTATATATTAGGCACTACAGTCTGCAAAATGCATGAACATGATTATTTACTTGTACTATGTACATGAGACTGAAAAAAACCTAGAAACTTCAGTTTAATGACATGCAAATTCAGATAAAAGGCTGGGAGACACTGCACTGCATTTTCCTCCTGCCAGACTTGCCTTGACTGGTCTTCTTAGTTCCTTCCTGGTGAAGCGCATGATGATAAGGGCCAGCACCGTTAGCCCATAGAAGGTCCACTGGGCGAAGCTGAAGTAGTTGATGAGCATATTAATGTCCGCAGGTATGATATAAATTATGGACAGGATGCCCTGGAAGATTGACAGCAGCATGCTTAGGTAATTGTGGTTTAAAACTTAACTGGGGCCTCCTAATCGACCTGGATCGATGAAGACCTCCCAACTAATTAACACTTTTTTTATCTAACCAGGTCTTTGACTGTACCTGGAACTTCTAATCTACCATTATTTTCAAAGACTTGGTTCTCGATGAATACGTAAGAAAGGATCTTTTCTTCTCTTGGTGTGATCACAGTGAAAGAACAATTAAAAAATAGATACCAAGGCAGGGTGGAAGGGGGAACTCACATTAAATATGATGGCGGGGGATGGGGTGCAGTGCCTTAGACTGATGTATGACAGGATCTTGACCATGTGACCTTCACGTCCTGCCACATAGGTCAACCTATACAATGAGATAGCAGGTTGTGAACATTCTCGACCTTCAGTGCATCACATATTGTTCTTGTTCAACCAGATCTAGGCCACAGTTAATCATTATCTCTATCCATGGTAACATCACTTACCTGCCAGCAGTAAAGCAGCTCCCGTTGGCAGCCCCAAATGTGGAAAAGACCACAAAAAGTGGGACCACCCAGGACATTGGGTAGAAGACCCGATCACCAAAAGTCTATGCGCCACAGAAGAAAGGCGCGAGAAGGGACAAGAGGAGAATGGCCTGATTACAGGtacatgatttactttcaagcACACAAAGATAAGCCTCACAGCTAGTAGCTGTTACATTGTGTTAATTTGTGGTTATGTACACAAAGCCCTTATCCCTAAGCCTTACCACAGCGACTGCTGGGGACTGTAGCAGTTCTGTAGGGGTCATGGCAGTGAAATATGCAATGTTAACAAGGATGTAACAGACAGACACCAAGGGTATCCCAATGATGATGGCCAGGGGTAAGTTTCTTGCAGTACAAGAGAGAAATAATACTCTTTAGTACCATGCAAACTTATAACAGGATGAAGCATATGATATGGTGAGTCACATTCatgcatgtatttttaaatgatgtCATTTGACTGAAAGCCTTACCTGTATGGGTTTTTAAGCTCCTCTGTAATGAAGTTGAGctgattcctgtagaataaaatGATTCTTGCATAAACCTATATTTAAAGGCACTATGAAAACATAGATAATGTACAAAATAGAACTGGCACCTGTTGCTCTTATTGTTTTATTCATTGACGTTGTTTACAGCATATCCaacattttcattattttatcattatttttctatATCATCGTTGTCCAAAGAGAAATGTTGTGTCTCCGAAATTCCATTATTTCACGAACATGAAATTTTTTTC includes these proteins:
- the slc7a9 gene encoding b(0,+)-type amino acid transporter 1 isoform X2 produces the protein MSDTTIRTRETPNSSTGPDGPPQAQYRGDQVKAAALQKDVGLFSGICLIVGTMIGSGIFISPKAVLSGTGAVGPCLTVWAACGVLSTLGALCYAELGTMITKSGGEYPYLMEGFGSLVAYLYSWTTVMVLKPSSFAIIALSFAEYTATPFYPGCTPPAVIIKCLAAASILLISLVNSLSVKLASYVQIFFTIAKLLIILIIVVAGMVLLAQENLTNAFEGASPSFGTIGLAFYNGLWAYDGWNQLNFITEELKNPYRNLPLAIIIGIPLVSVCYILVNIAYFTAMTPTELLQSPAVAVTFGDRVFYPMSWVVPLFVVFSTFGAANGSCFTAGRLTYVAGREGHMVKILSYISLRHCTPSPAIIFNGILSIIYIIPADINMLINYFSFAQWTFYGLTVLALIIMRFTRKELRRPVKVPILLAAVVFLVSCYLVLAPIIEQPELEYLYCTIFIFSGLIFYFLFVHCKWSGHRQVMRPITMYLQLLMEVVPPEKTD
- the slc7a9 gene encoding b(0,+)-type amino acid transporter 1 isoform X1, whose amino-acid sequence is MSDTTIRTRETPNSSTGPDGPPQAQYRGDQVKAAALQKDVGLFSGICLIVGTMIGSGIFISPKAVLSGTGAVGPCLTVWAACGVLSTLGALCYAELGTMITKSGGEYPYLMEGFGSLVAYLYSWTTVMVLKPSSFAIIALSFAEYTATPFYPGCTPPAVIIKCLAAASILLISLVNSLSVKLASYVQIFFTIAKLLIILIIVVAGMVLLAQGNTENLTNAFEGASPSFGTIGLAFYNGLWAYDGWNQLNFITEELKNPYRNLPLAIIIGIPLVSVCYILVNIAYFTAMTPTELLQSPAVAVTFGDRVFYPMSWVVPLFVVFSTFGAANGSCFTAGRLTYVAGREGHMVKILSYISLRHCTPSPAIIFNGILSIIYIIPADINMLINYFSFAQWTFYGLTVLALIIMRFTRKELRRPVKVPILLAAVVFLVSCYLVLAPIIEQPELEYLYCTIFIFSGLIFYFLFVHCKWSGHRQVMRPITMYLQLLMEVVPPEKTD